A genomic stretch from Sceloporus undulatus isolate JIND9_A2432 ecotype Alabama chromosome 5, SceUnd_v1.1, whole genome shotgun sequence includes:
- the LOC121931979 gene encoding inhibitor of nuclear factor kappa-B kinase-interacting protein isoform X2, with protein MENKINIMFEKCEKTAHLMEQVEYLHISSQMNHLQEEINTMKIWSKRLIQEEEQLQQNITSLFHAVNKYEETTASATKEFSAKIATVKTDIRRISGLDADVTLLMENLHTLEDKVDKAEKTTVQSIGNLLTNSIDRTTELRSTATENARQIEHIKAKSSELNANLNKHSNKLLDLESDRAKVLTAVAFANDLKPKVYNLKRGLAHLEPMLDELTLRIGRLLEELLERKNEIAFLYKKLQFNFT; from the exons atggaaaataaaattaacataatgTTTGAAAAG TGTGAGAAGACAGCGCATTTAATGGAGCAAGTGGAATATCTTCATATAAGTTCTCAGATGAATCATCTGCAGGAAGAGATTAACACTATGAAGATATGGTCTAAGAGATTAATTCAAGAAGAGGAACAGCTTCAGCAGAACATAACATCTCTCTTTCATGCAGTTAATAAATATGAGGAGACAACAGCTTCTGCTACTAAGGAATTTTCTGCAAAGATCGCAACTGTGAAGACTGACATTAGACGCATTTCAGGTCTTGATGCAGATGTGACCTTATTGATGGAGAATCTACATACTCTAGAAGATAAAGTAGACAAAGCTGAGAAGACTACAGTACAGAGTATAGGAAATCTTCTTACAAACAGCATTGACAGGACTACAGAACTACGAAGTACTGCAACTGAGAATGCCAGACAGATAGAGCACATTAAGGCAAAGTCATCGGAACTGAATGCAAACCTTAACAAACATTCCAATAAGCTTTTAGATTTGGAAAGTGATAGAGCAAAAGTCCTGACAGCAGTAGCTTTTGCAAATGACTTAAAACCTAAAGTGTACAACTTAAAAAGGGGGTTGGCACATTTGGAACCAATGTTAGATGAGCTGACATTAAGAATAGGAAGACTGCTTGAGGAGCtattggaaagaaagaatgaaattgcTTTCCTGTATAAGAAACTTCAATTTAATTTCACTTGA
- the LOC121931979 gene encoding inhibitor of nuclear factor kappa-B kinase-interacting protein isoform X3, with protein MCEKTAHLMEQVEYLHISSQMNHLQEEINTMKIWSKRLIQEEEQLQQNITSLFHAVNKYEETTASATKEFSAKIATVKTDIRRISGLDADVTLLMENLHTLEDKVDKAEKTTVQSIGNLLTNSIDRTTELRSTATENARQIEHIKAKSSELNANLNKHSNKLLDLESDRAKVLTAVAFANDLKPKVYNLKRGLAHLEPMLDELTLRIGRLLEELLERKNEIAFLYKKLQFNFT; from the exons ATG TGTGAGAAGACAGCGCATTTAATGGAGCAAGTGGAATATCTTCATATAAGTTCTCAGATGAATCATCTGCAGGAAGAGATTAACACTATGAAGATATGGTCTAAGAGATTAATTCAAGAAGAGGAACAGCTTCAGCAGAACATAACATCTCTCTTTCATGCAGTTAATAAATATGAGGAGACAACAGCTTCTGCTACTAAGGAATTTTCTGCAAAGATCGCAACTGTGAAGACTGACATTAGACGCATTTCAGGTCTTGATGCAGATGTGACCTTATTGATGGAGAATCTACATACTCTAGAAGATAAAGTAGACAAAGCTGAGAAGACTACAGTACAGAGTATAGGAAATCTTCTTACAAACAGCATTGACAGGACTACAGAACTACGAAGTACTGCAACTGAGAATGCCAGACAGATAGAGCACATTAAGGCAAAGTCATCGGAACTGAATGCAAACCTTAACAAACATTCCAATAAGCTTTTAGATTTGGAAAGTGATAGAGCAAAAGTCCTGACAGCAGTAGCTTTTGCAAATGACTTAAAACCTAAAGTGTACAACTTAAAAAGGGGGTTGGCACATTTGGAACCAATGTTAGATGAGCTGACATTAAGAATAGGAAGACTGCTTGAGGAGCtattggaaagaaagaatgaaattgcTTTCCTGTATAAGAAACTTCAATTTAATTTCACTTGA
- the LOC121931979 gene encoding inhibitor of nuclear factor kappa-B kinase-interacting protein isoform X1 — protein sequence MMTKSEQELSSLHNTMQEVENNEQIQSKKIQSINEKFGNAINHWKRSQAELDTTTISLKSEAKLLHSKVTSQINAADQNLKSLSERLKDLEDSTVRNLRTVNSQEEEELTKVKEQLHFDAKAAEKLKEQQNNLLTRDIELSQKLADYEPKLEECKSQLPAIEKAIHSVVRLSSELIAVEKKMENMTIKVLHVEDEIRKAVSDIRGIQKNLEGTHCENNILQFQKEVFFLKEKVNEFSQSTDENNHSMNV from the exons ATGATGACCAAGTCTGAACAAGAATTATCCAGCCTCCATAATACCATGCAAGAAGTTGAAAACAATGAACagatacaatctaaaaagatacagAGCATTAATGAGAAATTTGGAAATGCTATAAACCACTGGAAAAGGAGCCAAGCTGAATTAGATACCACTACTATTAGTTTAAAATCAGAAGCTAAACTTTTACATAGTAAAGTTACCTCCCAAATCAATGCAGCAGATCAGAATTTAAAATCCCTTTCTGAAAGGCTGAAAGATCTAGAGGACAGTACAGTCAGAAATCTTAGAACAGTGAATAGTCAAGAGGAAGAAGAGCTAACAAAAGTTAAAGAGCAGTTGCACTTTGAtgcaaaggcagctgaaaaattaaaagaacaacagaacaatCTTTTAACCAGAGATATTGAATTGAGCCAAAAGCTTGCTGACTATGAACCTAAACTGGAGGAGTGTAAGAGCCAATTACCAGCAATAGAGAAAGCCATTCATTCTGTTGTCAGACTATCAAGTGAGCTGATTGCTGtagagaagaaaatggaaaacatgACCATAAAAGTGCTCCATGTGGAAGATGAAATTAGGAAAGCAGTCTCTGACATAAGGGGCATACAGAAAAATCTTGAAGGAACACATTGTGAAAACAACATATTACAGTTTCagaaagaagtgttttttttaaaagaaaaagtcaaTGAATTTTCGCAATCCACAGACGAAAACAACCATAGTATGAATG TGTGA